From a region of the Pseudanabaena sp. ABRG5-3 genome:
- a CDS encoding pseudouridine synthase codes for MLDRLQKILSRHGIASRRDAEQIILSGRVWVNGRQIKELGTKADPDRDRIEVDGKLLQTNAPEFVYLLLNKPTGVVCTCDDPQGRRTVLDLLPSQYRHVYPVGRLDYNSSGALILTNDGEFANYLMHPRHHVAKTYEVWVKDIPSQRTLKQWQEGIILEGKRTLPSIVNIQQVEESKSQKSRQNPRTKLQIVLSEGRNRQIRKIAELLGHPVLALHRVAIASISVASLKIGNYRLLNEQEIKNL; via the coding sequence ATGCTTGATCGCCTCCAAAAAATCCTCTCTCGCCATGGCATCGCCTCCCGTCGTGACGCAGAACAGATCATCCTGTCAGGTCGAGTTTGGGTCAATGGCAGACAAATTAAAGAATTAGGGACTAAAGCAGATCCCGATCGCGATCGCATTGAAGTAGATGGGAAGTTATTGCAAACTAATGCCCCAGAATTTGTATACCTATTACTTAATAAACCAACGGGCGTAGTATGTACCTGTGATGATCCCCAAGGTCGTAGGACAGTTCTCGATCTGTTGCCATCTCAATATCGCCATGTTTATCCAGTCGGACGATTGGACTACAACAGCAGTGGCGCGTTAATTTTGACCAATGATGGTGAATTTGCCAACTATCTGATGCACCCCCGTCACCATGTCGCCAAAACCTATGAAGTATGGGTTAAAGATATTCCTAGTCAACGAACCCTTAAGCAATGGCAAGAGGGGATCATCCTTGAAGGTAAACGCACCTTACCTTCAATTGTCAACATTCAACAGGTTGAAGAGAGTAAATCTCAAAAATCGCGTCAAAATCCGCGCACAAAATTGCAGATAGTATTGTCAGAAGGTCGTAACCGTCAAATCAGAAAAATAGCTGAATTACTAGGGCATCCCGTCTTAGCATTACATCGAGTAGCAATCGCCTCAATTTCAGTTGCTTCATTAAAAATTGGTAACTATCGATTATTGAACGAACAAGAAATTAAAAATTTATAG